Sequence from the Plasmodium cynomolgi strain B DNA, scaffold: 0492, whole genome shotgun sequence genome:
AGCGAAATTTATGatataaataacataaatatcgattatttaatattataagtattatttattaatacgGTATAATTCATTAGATGggatattatttataatttgatatttttgctggtatatttaataataatgcatatatatcaggttattaaaatatatgtgtgttttaaaaatttcattatatttaactTTTAATCTATTATTTTACCTCGTGTACTTCAATAGATATTCAAATTATGTATtaatatgttatttatttacctACTTCAGTTattgtattatattttaaataacacattctaaataatatattaatttataatgtatataagcAGTTCACTTATAGGTGGATAACTAATATATTTaggaattatattttattcggTACATCGTATCGCCTAGATTTATTTCCTTATTTTCTGTACTATTTAATAGTAAATGCTGATAatttctttccatatttttcattattttattcctccctagtatttttgtatttatccaaGAACCCAAAGGCGTAAACtaatattaatgaaaattttaaaattgtatatagtaatttatttatgatGAATAATTCTTTATTCAAACGTATTACAAAAGTACACTTTAATGTATATCATATTTAAAtagaattattattaaccttataAAGTAATAAGCAAAACATCCCTGTCATTACAATAGAAAGAGGTAATGTTATGCCGGCAAGTGACATGTTGGTATCTATTGTAACTATTTCTGCTCCCCTTTCTTGATTGCCCACTACTTGTTGGAATCCTGAATCTTGTTGTGATAACGTCACTGGTTTTTCTTGATAAATGCAATGTACTGCATCTTCTCTTAAATCTGTTTTCAGTGATAACAAAATTGGTAAATCCCTGCATTTCCCTAGTTTCATTAATTCTAGCTTTTCAATTAaacatttaatattttttaattccttatataaataaatgctattctcatatttattttcatttataatatCATTATAATCATCAATTAACTCACTAAGTGTACTACAATTATTTAGAACACCCCTATTCCTTTCGTCACAAAAAGCATCATAAGCATCATAAAGGCCGTACAGATCATTCATTTTATTGAATGATAAGTCGTCTATGTATTCCATTTTAGATATACATgatttatctttattttcatcaccAAACAGAATATATTCCTT
This genomic interval carries:
- a CDS encoding hypothetical protein (putative), which produces MMTIIIPVDKNNDIINSIDSKIKVSFIYLCAMVKDYLSHSVIKRLRDVTNTCKYINYHIRKELINHKYSDKNGTFNKLKEYILFGDENKDKSCISKMEYIDDLSFNKMNDLYGLYDAYDAFCDERNRGVLNNCSTLSELIDDYNDIINENKYENSIYLYKELKNIKCLIEKLELMKLGKCRDLPILLSLKTDLREDAVHCIYQEKPVTLSQQDSGFQQVVGNQERGAEIVTIDTNMSLAGITLPLSIVMTGMFCLLLYKVNNNSI